accatTGTTTGTgttaaccataccttgaccatctggttttataaagagaggtgtgcgtgtgggaagggataaaatgtggttttgaaagacgagttagacgggatggatggcatttctgtgtgaattgccgttggtgtgctcgtacctgtgtggttgagcgaggaagggagatatccatcttgtcacccctaaggaccgagttgatgtgtcatctcacctagcttcctgtcgtgtaaaccacttgaccgttgtatgggcaacggcttagcataaatctcactagttagcctgatagccgtcaggagagctgagagcaatgggtgatcaaggagaagggataagctctgtgtgacttatgccccggttaaacctcggaggtaggtcgaatgaccccttgatggatcccgtgatggctggtcaggtctagctaaggtgggtaatggctttgttgggatccgcaccgacactaaggtgatcgtgctgtggtaccccacctgtgggtaaagttgcacacctctgcagagttaaaatctattcgaatagccgtgcccacggtattgggcaagttatggtgtggtcacacaactagtgtttctctccgggaatggttgggctggtgtgagttgtttggaacgtgtccggcagttgtgccgtgtatgtttgtactcaccccattcttgcTTTTacagttatggtgtggtcacacaacttgctgagtatgtttgtactcaccccattcttacttttacagtggaagatccagactacatccccgaagacgtcgagtagggttccgtcctgcacccagtcttgcctgtggccAGGGCCACCACTGAAGTTCCgtatggcgcaagactctgatgacccccttttcgtagctagtgtagtagtgtgggttttagtcgtaattctcgcgatagtggcgcttcactgcccattaccgcgtagagttgtacggtgatgtaccatctgatgtaataaaagtgttatcagcctcctgggactgatagatcaacacttttaagtcttccctgatggggggacgcttcatgaTCTCGGCGGAATTTGACTTTCTAATCTAATCGGAAACCGTGAGGGCGAGTCTAGATCCAACCCGGCTCCTACTCATGATCGACTCGAATTCAGCTCATGCCACAATGATGACGCGTCATCACCGCCGACCCTGACAACGCGGCTCGACTTCAGATAGCGCCGCAGCACCGACGCGCTGCTATCACCAGCTATGACTACTTCGACaaatctgcatcgccaacgatTACTTCAACTACACGTCTCGACTAGTAcacgtctcgactagaaactagtcggagaCAAGCCTTAAACTACTTGGCGACTAGCTCTGcacggtcaacaactagtcgggaTCAACTCCAACTAgtcagcttcatcaacaaaccatcgcgGCTCCATCGACAACTGCTACGGTCTCGTCGACAATCATCCACGAGTGGGCTTGTTTCGACTACTCCGACTACTTGTTTCGGCAAGAAAACTAGTCGAAAGTGGGCTTCACAACGTCAACAACTAGGCGGAATGGACTTCGACTAGTCGGCTTTATCAACAAACTGTCGCGGCTCCATCGACGGCCGTCGTGGCTCGTCGACAATTGTCCACGAAccaagctaagtcacttataccttttccaacttgttcttcacaggatcggaTACTTTTTGCGCAACGCGCATTCTCTTCACAGGCCATATCATGTCTGTTCCCGATTGCTAGCACGGTCCGCCCTGCAACACGGGCGGTCGGGTTATACCCTATAAGTGCGCTCCACGAGCGTTCCCTTTTTTTCGCGCAACGCCGCTGCTCTAGTTTTCTCTCAATGGTTGCTACAATACCTGGGTAGCGTACGCTTTAAttcgtgaaacctcgactcttctgtacgcTATGCAACTACGCGTGTATGCGGCCACGCCCCCTGCACCATGGTTTACGGcaatcagggatcaggtgcctaACGTAATAGGCTACCTACCCGGGGACATTATGTGACCCATCAAGAGTACAACGCgaaaaattttacatgcattttacaatgctggGATTTGCTCCCAACACGATATCttgtatatcagttacaacatacttttatgtttaccttgcaggggacctgACCTGGACTATGCTGCTGGGCCAGTCGGATTAAACTCCGACTAGttagcttcatcaacaatcggccacgactacttcgacttcgcgagaacGCTCGACTACACGTTGCAGACTACAACGACTACTCGTCGGATTCGACTTTgactagttgggttcatcaacaaccatTGGAGACTACTTGACTTCATGAAGAATGCAGGGCGACATGCTGGTGACAACTTCACCTACAAGACTAGTCAGAGATGACTATGCTCGACTACACATCGCAGACTACAACGACTACTTGTTGGATTCGAATTTAACTAGTTAGGTTCATCAACAACCATCGGCGACTACTTGACTTCGTGAAGAATGCATGACGGCACGCTAGCGACTACTTCAATTCCTCGTTTCGCCTACaagactagtcggaatcgactccgactagttggcttcatcgacagttcaagatccagAGGCAAATTGGCCaatgcctaggctcgggggctagtgtcaccgactactaggcataTCTCGTGCGACTCATATAGCTCCTAGGCTCGGGAGTTGGATACGACACGGCTCCCAGCGaccaaggtttgatttgagggTAATTTCTGGCGTTTTTtgtgaagttatttgtttaaccattttttcagggaattcatccAAAAAAGCGGTTTCAAAGTTTTGAACCAATTTActcatcttaaccatcaaatctttaccgtcatatattgcattcGACAATTCTTTGGACCCTTTATTTAAAACcttgaggatttggattcaaagctcGAGGGCTGCAGAGACACGTGTCATTAgtaacttatttttcaaattttttgaaagataaggacagaagactcgagattaaattgacccacagcctgattctatgagttaacctaaggctcggggactactccatatagagtgcaagttcaatcgcaccccatataaaagaagacttgacaactactcggggcatgagcacctcacagcctcgatgcagccaagaaagtattcggaagacaccttcaagatgaagttcggagaactcgaagatgccttcgGAAGTACTaggacgcctgcagtactcgattACAAAGAGCTCGAGGCTTGTCAGACCTAGACTCACGGGACTGTGCATATAGCGTACATATCCTAGGATAAAGGATGGGACGTGGCCCACGCTCTACATGTgttataactactcgtagcgtagtggaactactcatacagtagtaaaactagtcggagacagtaggaaactacccgaaccactcgggtaggactctagagCTCGTATCCTGACTACGACTTTCATATAATCCTATCCCCcatactatataagggcggacagggactcTCCTCAAgcaggagcatgagggacaactcgtgcctcatgcaacagatcacctaggagatcacccgatcaccacctaaggcaatacaaaccacacatgacgtagggtattacgctctcgcggcctgaacctgtctaaactttgtgttccttacaccttcgagttcctgatctcggtgacaccctacctacaaactcaccaccttgaggtatccctcggtgggcgtggcggtaaaacaccgacaatgtTCAATGGCCACTGTGTTGGTCCGATCACCACGCCTGGCCGATCCTCGTCAACCGCAGCCCGTCAAACGGTCCAAGCCTCTTGCTTGGAGTGTCCGACACCACCGATTGAATAGTCGATCGCCGCCATGCTCCACCTTGTGCCGCATTGAGCAGTTTCGCAACGCCCGTCGAGCACGATCATCGAGCTTCCACGGTGATCTCCGTACCGTCTCAAGATCCAATCTAAACAAGGCTCTTGATACCACTTGTTAGAATAATAAGCGCGTGGAAGCAATGATTGACCTACTGAGATGATATATGCGAGATCATAGACGACACCGGAGACACGATATTTATTGACGAGGTTCAGCCGAAGCCTATATCCCCGGAGCATGACTACGGGTGCTCCTCCCCAATACTGTAACACCGGTCGCTCCGGGATCCCGGCAATGCGCCACCTCCCCCTGCGAGCCTGTCGCTATGTCATTATGGTTACAACAGCAGTCCTCCTCTTATATTTATGAGGAGCACGAGCTACAGAGTTTGACATGAACTCTACACCCTACCACTAATACAACTCCAAGTCCAAACGTAACCGAGTAGTACAATATTCGACACAATTTCAACACCAATCATTACACATAATAGCACATGCAGCAGCACTTCAGAGGAAAAGAAACAGCAAGAGCAAGAACATGTACATACTGGAACTCTCTAAACGCCTCTGCGATGTATAGTGTTTCAACCCATAGTAACTAAATAAGCTCGACCTCTATGACAGATGGTGTCAGAGATTGATCGGACGGATGACGGTCATTAGCCGCTGGATGAAAACTGATTAGCGTGGGGTCGCACCCGGCGACACGACGGAAAAAAACATCCCTCTTAAcctctttttagtagtagagatTAGCGCAGGGTCGCACCCAGCGACACACGACGGAAAAAACATCCCTCTTAACCTCTTTTTAGCAGTAGAGATAAGAGAACATATAGAAAAATTATGCATGGAAAAATGCCAGAAGCACCTGCAGTTTGGAATTTGGAAGGGAGAGTAGCAGAGAAGATAATATAGGACTTGGGCAGCGTACCAAATTACCGATGAACTCATCTCTATCACGCTCTCATCTGCTCTTTCTCTGGCTCCTCATCGGCTGATCCAGCGAATGGAACGAATCATCCAGCCAAGCGAGTAGCAGGAGCTGTAGGCGGATGCGGTGTTCCAGCCCGCATTCCCTGTCCTGGCCCCCATTTCCAGTGAACAAACGCCATTGGGAATTTCAGAGATGGCGCTGACTAGGGTTTCGCTGTCTTGCTCAGCTCGCCTCCTACCCTCCCCCCTGCTCCAATCCTTCCTCCGCCCTTTCTCCTCCTCGACCTCTCCCCTCCGCAGTTCCCGCCGAAGAAGCTCTCCCATTGCTGCCGCTTTCTCTCAGGCTTCACAATCTCCCCACGCTGTAAGGGAGGGGCAGGTGACGGAGGCGCCCATGCCCAGCTCCACGCGGCCCTGGAAGCCCACGTGCTTGTACTACACCCAGGGCAAGTGCACCATGGTGAGACTGCTTCCCTCCTTGCATTTGTTGTCGCGTTTGGTTTTCTTGAAAAGGAGTAGTTCCTATCCTATCTTGCGTTGTACTAGTTGGGGGCAGATCTATACTATCATTGATGTTATGTGCGTTACGGTTGCAAATAGCGCAAGGATGGTTAGAATACTTCAAGTTGATACAGGGAGGAGAATTAGGATTTGTTTGGAGATCCTTGCTTCAAAGAAGCAATCATTTGGGTTGAGATCCAAGCCTTTATAAATTACAAGAATAATAGTAAACAACACGAAGTGAAGAATTTTTAGTTAAATAAGTGAAGTTTAAGAGCAAGCATTGGTGGATTTAGAGCCCAGTTTTGTTTATCTTAGTAATTACTAGCACAATGCCCGTACGTTGCTACGGGTAATAAAAAATTTACCCGGATCTACATGAGACCATCAACTTTGTGCTCTTACACTATGTGTACAGATCGTGCCGTGATCGCGTGGGGCATTGATTGTCCGGGTTCTGATTGGGATTCCGATTGATAGTGAAGTTTAAGAGCAAGCATTGGCGGATTTAGAGCCCAGTTTTGTTTATCTTAGTAATTATATTGTGTTGAGCAACATGAAGGAATGCTGGAATCAGAACGCTATTCTAGGTTTGATGAGAGGCACATAGGATGCTAGCAAGGGAAGTATTCTTTGTCAATTGAGTTGCTATTATAATGGACTGTTGTACAAAAGTGAGTAGTCACAAAGAGAGTTTCTGGAGTGTTGGCATTGCTAGATGCCTATTTTATTTGGGAATGGTAGTAGATGACAATCCAACAATTAGATAAGCTGATTCTTATATATGTACTTTTGGAATCTCATGGCATATGAATCCCCTTGAGAAAAATTTGCTGGTGGGTTTGAATATCCATAAATAAAAGTAAAGTCAAGATATGCTTTTATGATTACCTTACTCGTGAAATTCACTGCTAGGTGCAATTGGTGTTTGTTTAGACGTGGTGTACGGGAAGTTATTTGGATGATTATAATTCTGGCCATTTAAATTGCTTATGCACATGAAAATAAGTTAATTTCTTGTTTTATTCATTCTACTGACAAGGCTTAAGAAAGATTTTATATTCAAGAGTAGAGTAAATGGAGATTTTGGACCTTCAACTTTACACCTTTGGTTCATTTTTGGTGCCCCTATTGTAAAAGTGCACACATTAATCTTAAAGTTCACATTGGTCCTCTTAATGGTTTGACATGATGGGATGCTATGTGGCTACTTAATTATCATATGCATATGCATAGTTAGGTATGCGTAGATTGTCATAACACCATACTGCTAAAGGGAAGCATGTCACTAACTTGAACCCTGTTTCAAGCCACAACTCACAGGCAAAACAAGTAATACATATTGCTGTTCTGAACCTTACAAACTGTCACCAGCCATTCAATCTATACCATGCATCAGCCATGAAAGAGCTGCAGGAGGAAAAATAAGGAGCTGCCACAATgttgttgaccttataatttgTGCCACTCTATATAACCAGTAGGGGCTTCATCAAAAAAATAATAATTTGTGCCAGTCGCCTTCGGTGCTTTGAATGGCTTTTGTTGTCTAATTGCTTTACCAATGGTTGTCTGTGGGTAGCATATGTGCCCCCATGGCGCGGCCTTGTTCCATGGTTCTTAATTCTTTCTGCATGATGGCCTCAGCATTTTCACCTGTGACCAGGAGTCATTTCTAACCTTGATGCTTGCAAAATGCATTGGTAGAAGGATGGCGAGGACATGTCTAGACATGAACACAGAGGTGAAGCTACAAAATATGTCTGCTTTATTAGATGTTTGAATGGGTGTCAAAACAGGGAACTTTAAGTTTTAAAGTGTCCTAGTTTATAGTGTGGGTGTCAAAATGAGTCAATGGGCAAACTGTTCATTAACTCATATTAGGGATGAAAACGGATCGGATACGAATGGATATCTACAAATACGAATACAGATAATTATTTTTTTCTCATATTGAATTTGGGTACGGATAGCCTAAAATATGTTGGATATGAGTCGGATATTGATATACATCTAATATCAATATAAGATATCCATCTTTGATTAGCCGGATTCGGATATGGATTATCCATTTAGTATTAAAATCTCTTTCGGTTGGATGGTCGGTCGGAAAGTATCCGTACCATTTTCACCCCCTATCCATATGAATGCTAATTACTTTGTTTTTATTTGTAGAATAATAGTTAAAAAGATGAATCTATATTAAACATGTCACACCATTCTTAATGATGTTAGGTGTTTGAGGAACCAGTGTACGTCGCTGGCTGAATCTGCTAGACAGCTAGAGTAATATCTGAGGTCATTCTACTATGTAAAGCAGAGATAAACTAGGCAAAAAATAGACCTGGAAAGCACTCGATGTGTCCAAGTCATGCTTAATTTTAGTATTGGAAGGGCCAAACACAATTATGTAAAGATCACGTAGGAAGAGAGATACAAATTGAACTCTTAGAAACTTGTAGATATGGGTCACTGAAAAATTTAGAGGAAAACAGCAGTTTAACCAATATTACTGTCCAAAGCCACAATTCACAGTTGTTCTTACCTTGTACAACATGACTATCTCTTTGGATTAGTACCTTTTGAGCTCCAATTACCCAAGTACTGAACTAGTTGTCTTCGTTAcagatttttatttttttttgttgtGTTGCAAGACACTGCCTGTTACCTTTTGACCATTACATTAAAATGTGTTTAGACACCTTGCAATTTAATATTTTTAGCGTTGTCTCCCTCTGTCCTGAAATACAAGGTATCCAAGGGAGTAAGTGTTTAGAATTTGTACCAAAATACAAGCCATTCTAGTGACTTTTGAACAAGTATTCAACAAATTTATTTAATGCTCCTCGTGTTTTCCCCATCCAGCTGCATCTTATCTTCTCATCTCCAACTTCCTCTACCTCACATCCCGTTCGTTTCCCTTCACCTTGGTTAGCTGGAGGGAGTAAATGGCATGCAGGCTTGCTTCATAATTGCTGCGGCAACCAAACAGCCGGCCGTGAATTCAGCAAAATAACTACCGAACAAGGCATTAACTAGGTGCATATGAGTCATTTGCTCATCTTCTTATTTGATCTAAAATTACTAGATGGCTTGTATTtcagaacggagggagtacaatTTAGTGAAGCACTATTGTTTGATTTGTTAGTTAGGTCAAAATACTTTTGGGCACTTGTTTGCCTTTTGTTTTATGGTCCTTTTGCAGTCAATATTTTTATACTTGCCTAGCGAAGCACTATTGTAATTAGTTATTTCAGTTCTTCAGATGGATGATGCTATGCATCTTGAGAAGTTCAGTCACAATTTGATGATGGACCTTCCAGTGAATGCATTAGCCGCAGATAAAGTGAAGCCTCAGAAACTGGATTATCTTTTGATTCTTGATTTGGAGGGTAAGGTCGAAATTCTTGAATTCCCGGTCGTGATGATTGATGCTCAAAGCATGggatttattgattcatttcaCAGGTATAGCTTATTTGTAGTTACCGATTAGAGATTGTCATTGTTACTCGTACCGCATATAACTTTTATAAAAGTGATTCCAGATTGTAGTATGGTTTTAGTTTCTTCGAGAATGTAAGCTTCAACATTTAAGTGATTCATATATATGTCATATAATTTAATCCTCAGTCCACACTGtattgtacattttgatggatTTCAATATTCTTGCTTTATTTCGTTATTTCTTCTCAGTTTTCATATTAGGTACTGAGAATATTTATAACTTGACCTCCCTCTTGTATGTTGATCATAGGTTTGTGCGTCCAACTGTAATGAATGAGCAAAGAATAACAGAATACATAGAAGGGAAATATGGAAAGTTTGGGGTTGATCGGTATGTATAGCATTTTCATTCTTATGTTGCGCTATTCAGTTTGATTTATATGATATGAATCAATTATAAGAAGTGATACATCAACTTATTATGTTGACATTAATAGTCAAGGAATTTTGTTCAATTTCGCTAACTTAGTTCACCTAGGATTCTATCATCATTTTAGCTAGTGACTTCGTTAGGGGCATAGTTCCTTGGCCGAACATGAGAGGAGGGAGGGACGGAGGGAATCCCTGATACTTTTTGAATTTTATCGATTGATACGCAACCCCTCATATGTATATGGAAGAGTTGACTTCCCCCCTAAGTTTACCTATTAGATTGGTCCTTTATAGATAGAATCCAATCTTAATTACGATTATCCTAAGACTTGTGACAACCGGGCCCTATGGCTCCACTCTTATTGAAAGCAAGTATGGCCAGGAAGATAATAGATTGATTGTGGAGGAAGACCCCTCGTACACATATATAGGCAAGGAACCCTGGCATGATGGCTTATAGAAACAGAACCAATCACAGGATCCTTGCCTAACTAACAATCCTTATCATACAAGGAAGGGGGGAGGCGCCCTGCCAAAGGCAGGTGCAGTCGTGCGCCCCAAGGCCCATGT
The genomic region above belongs to Panicum hallii strain FIL2 chromosome 4, PHallii_v3.1, whole genome shotgun sequence and contains:
- the LOC112891187 gene encoding uncharacterized exonuclease domain-containing protein At3g15140 isoform X1 — protein: MALTRVSLSCSARLLPSPLLQSFLRPFSSSTSPLRSSRRRSSPIAAAFSQASQSPHAVREGQVTEAPMPSSTRPWKPTCLYYTQGKCTMESFLTLMLAKCIGRRMARTCLDMNTEMDDAMHLEKFSHNLMMDLPVNALAADKVKPQKLDYLLILDLEGKVEILEFPVVMIDAQSMGFIDSFHRFVRPTVMNEQRITEYIEGKYGKFGVDRVWNDTAIPFKEVLQEFEDWIGNHNLWKKEQGGSLKSAAFVTCGNWDLKTKVPEQCKVSNIKLPTYFMEWINLKDIYLNFYSRRATGMMTMMRQLQMPTVGSHHLGIDDSKNIARVVQRMLADGAMMQITAKRQSATGDVKFLFKDRIM
- the LOC112891187 gene encoding uncharacterized exonuclease domain-containing protein At3g15140 isoform X2 — translated: MALTRVSLSCSARLLPSPLLQSFLRPFSSSTSPLRSSRRRSSPIAAAFSQASQSPHAVREGQVTEAPMPSSTRPWKPTCLYYTQGKCTMMDDAMHLEKFSHNLMMDLPVNALAADKVKPQKLDYLLILDLEGKVEILEFPVVMIDAQSMGFIDSFHRFVRPTVMNEQRITEYIEGKYGKFGVDRVWNDTAIPFKEVLQEFEDWIGNHNLWKKEQGGSLKSAAFVTCGNWDLKTKVPEQCKVSNIKLPTYFMEWINLKDIYLNFYSRRATGMMTMMRQLQMPTVGSHHLGIDDSKNIARVVQRMLADGAMMQITAKRQSATGDVKFLFKDRIM